One genomic region from Hemiscyllium ocellatum isolate sHemOce1 chromosome 13, sHemOce1.pat.X.cur, whole genome shotgun sequence encodes:
- the LOC132821618 gene encoding serotransferrin-A-like encodes MWSKMRLLCTALVLGIIGGVTASAGDKLRWCTISEQEQIKCNNWTSVSCVQADSMSDCIQKVALAEADAVVLHSSLMIIAEKCGLVPVMTEYYNKENLEPCRSSAPYTDPFVYIVAVVKDQTLTWDTLKGKKACITALKRTGWNIPMGLLIAQDKIQNCSLYNETYFGESCVPGADPDSNLCSLCAGQEHASSSGMDKCAFNYNEQYFGYSGAVRCLVEKGDVTFIKHTTIFENTDGNSQEEWATGLNSSDFKLLCLNGNQAPVTDYKTCHLAQVPAQTVASRAETRDQVLQFLKDQQLKHGRGGSEEDQFAMFSSSKFHGKGLLFWEGTQCLIEVPTTSFTQHLREWYVTAMEALYTCEPPESPEIYRLGRCQTSH; translated from the exons ATGTGGAGCAAGATGAGGCTGCTGTGCACAGCTTTGGTTTTAGGAATTATTG gtgGAGTCACAGCATCTGCCGGTGATAAATTACGCTGGTGCACCATCAGTGAGCAAGAACAAATTAAGTGCAACAACTGGACGTCAGTCAGCTGTGTCCAGGCTGACTCCATGAGTGACTGCATTCAGAAAGTTGCG CTGGCTGAAGCTGATGCTGTTGTTCTTCACAGCTCATTAATGATTATCGCAGAAAAGTGCGGTCTAGTCCCAGTTATGACAGAATACTACAACAAAG AGAATCTGGAACCATGTAGGAGCTCAGCACCGTACACAGATCCAT TTGTGTATATAGTGGCTGTTGTGAAGGATCAGACTTTGACCTGGGACACTCTGAAAGGCAAGAAGGCATGCATTACAGCTCTTAAACGAACCGGTTGGAATATTCCAATGGGGCTGCTGATTGCCCAGGACAAAATCCAGAACTGCAGCCTTTATAATG AAACTTATTTCGGTGAAAGCTGTGTGCCTGGGGCAGATCCTGACAGCAACCTGTGCTCCCTTTGTGCTGGCCAAGAGCACGCCTCATCGTCCGGAATGGACAAGTGTGCCTTTAACTACAATGAGCAATACTTTGGCTACAGTGGAGCTGTCAG ATGCCTGGTGGAGAAAGGTGATGTTACATTCATCAAGCACACAACTATCTTTGAGAACACTGATG GTAATTCACAAGAGGAGTGGGCTACAGGTCTCAACTCCAGTGACTTTAAGCTGCTGTGCCTTAATGGCAATCAGGCTCCAGTAACAGATTATAAGACGTGTCACTTGGCACAAGTACCAGCTCAGACAGTTGCATCTCGTGCAGAGACAAGGGATCAAGTGCTGCAGTTTTTAAAAGACCAACAA CTCAAACATGGCCGCGGTGGATCTGAGGAGGACCAGTTTGCAATGTTCAGTTCGAGCAAGTTTCATGGCAAGGGTCTCTTGTTTTGGGAGGGTACTCAGTGTCTGATTGAAGTGCCCACCACAAGTTTCACGCAACATCTGCGTGAATGGTACGTCACAGCGATGGAAGCGCTCTACACCTGTGAACCTCCTG AATCCCCAGAAATCTATCGCCTTGGCCGTTGCCAGACCTCACATTGA